The following is a genomic window from Antechinus flavipes isolate AdamAnt ecotype Samford, QLD, Australia chromosome 3, AdamAnt_v2, whole genome shotgun sequence.
gagagacagacatagagatagacacagagatagagagacagaaagagagacagagacagagagagaggcagagagagggaaagggagagacagagacagagagagaggcagagagagacagagaagagagacagagacagggagggggagagagaaggaggggaagaaggagtcaTAGAGATAGAAATACACTAAGAAATTGACACAGAGGGGCAGctcggtggtgcagtggatagagcaccaggactGAAGTTGGCCCGTGCATCCCTGGCCCAGGTGGAGGACAGGTGGCTGGGCCTGGATCCACAGCCTGGACCATTTCCCGCAGAGGCAGATGCAGGCCCAAGATCGGGAGCTGGCAGGGCAGCTGTTGCGCCTCCGGTCCCGCATGCACCAGCTGAAGGTGGAACAGATCTGCAGGCAGCACCAGGAGCTGTTGGACGCTGCTGAGCTGGAGGCCGAGGCCGAGGGGCTGGGCTTCGGGGAGGCCTCGGAGCTGCTGAGCCCGGACTCCCTGTGGGCCCCTCGCCTGCTGGCTCCCCCGCTCAGGGACATTGGTCTCACCCGGATGAACATCAGTACTCGTCGCTTCACCCTGTGCTAAACAGACTGGCCCTGCTGCCTGACCCAGACCTCGGGGTCCTGTTTTGGTGCGAGGGACCTCCTGCCTAGAGGCTGGGAGCTCTCCAGTCCTTCCAGCATCATTCACTATTCCCTTATCTCTTTGGGAGAGATAGACACCAGGTGTCAAAACcagattttc
Proteins encoded in this region:
- the FAM167B gene encoding protein FAM167B, encoding MALGSLAFGALGEEEEQEEETLDSLKALTAKLKLQTRRPSYLEWTARVQSQAWRRGQTRAELGEPGAGTICGFHTLDDALQWLREELRQMQAQDRELAGQLLRLRSRMHQLKVEQICRQHQELLDAAELEAEAEGLGFGEASELLSPDSLWAPRLLAPPLRDIGLTRMNISTRRFTLC